The genomic segment TGAATGGGTATGGATATCATCAATATGAAATATCTAATTATTCAAAAAAGAACAAAGAGTGCTTTCATAATAAAGTTTATTGGAAATGCGATGAATACTTGGGATTAGGCGTATCGGCTAGTTCGTTTATAGATAAAAAAAGAATTAAAAATATAGACAATATTCAGTACTATATTAAAAGAATAAATAATAAAGAAAGTGTAATTGAAGAAATTCACATAAATAATATTAAAGATGATATGGAAGAATTTTTATTTATGGGGCTTAGGATGATTAAAGGGATAAAATTAGAGGAATTTAAAGAGCGATTTAATAAAGATATATATGAAGTGTATGGCGAAATTATTGAAAAAAATATTAAAAAAGGATTATTAATTCATAATTCGGGAAATCTATATCTAACTTCGCATGGGATAGAAATATCCAACTATGTAATGAGTGATTTCATTTTATCTTAATGGATTCTCTCATGAAAAGTTTAAAGAAAGATTAAGTGCAATTATAAAATTATATTGTATAGAGAAATAGAGAAAATAGGAGATATAAGGAGTTAAATTGACAAAATTGCTTTATTATTAACGTTAAGTAGCTATAATAAATATAAATAGAATTGACAAAAAACATCATAAATAATATATTAAAAACATAGTCATTAGCACTCGAGGTTAATGAGTGCTAACAAAAAGAGGTGAGGTTATGAGTATTGATGACAGAAAAATAAGAATACTTCAAGCTATTATCAATGACTATATTCGAACAGGAGATCCTGTAGGATCAAGAACTATTGCTAAAAACTATAATTTAGGTATTGGGTCCGCAACAATAAGGAATGAGATGGCTGACCTTGAAGATATGGGATACTTAGAACAACCTCATGCTTCTGCAGGAAGAATTCCTTCTAGTAAGGGATATAGATTATATGTTGATCAGCTTATGGATAATCAGATGCTAACAGTTGAAGAAGATCTAAGAATAAAACAATATATAATCGATTCTGCAATGCTTGAAGTAGATAAAATAGTTAAGCAAACTAGCGCCTTATTGTCAGAACTTACTAAATTAACTTGTGTAATTGAGACACCATCAGTAAAAAGGAGCTTTATAAAGTCAATTCAGCTAATTAAAGTTGATGATCATAATTTAGTATCAGTTTTCTTAACAGATACTGGTGTTATAAAGAATCATATAATGAAGCTAAATAATAGAGTTCCTGAAGTTGAAACTTTAACACGAATAAATGAAGTTATAAATAATAGATTGGTAAATCTTTCTATACAAGAAATTAATTTAGAAGTAATTAATAACTTAAAAAAGGATCTAGGAGCCTATGAAGAAATATTTAATGCTTTATTGCCTATTTTATATGAGACACTAAACGCAGCGGATTCTACAGAAGTATTCATGGAGGGAACTACCAACATATTTAATTATCCTGAATATAACGATATTGATAAAGCAAAAGAAATGTTATCGCTTTTGAATGATAAAGAAGCTTTGATGGAGCTGTTTAATCCTCAAGACAATATAACAGTCAGTATAGGGGATGAAAACTATAAGCCACAAGCTAGAGATTGTAGTATAATATCTGCTGAATATTCCTTTAAGGATAGGCCTATTGGGAAAATTGGATTAATTGGACCTAGAAGGATTAATTACTCAAAGGTAATAACTATTATGTCAGAAGTTATAAAAGAGCTTAATAATATATTGAGCAATCCAAAATAGATGTTAGATTTGAAGAGAAGAGGTGTGTGTTAGATACATGGAAGAAAATAGAGATGTTAAAAATGAAGAACTAGAAAAAGAAGAAATTGCAGATGAAGTAGCAGAAAAGGATAATGAGACTCAAGAAAGTAATGATGCAGCAGAAACAAATGAAGCTAGCAAAGAGGCTTCAGAAAATATAGAAGCTGCGGAGGAAGATCAAGAAGATTTAGTAAAAAATCAAGAAGAGGAAAATAAGAAGTTGAGAGAAGAATTAGATGCGACAAAAGATAGACTTTTAAGATTAACAGCTGAATATGATAACTATAGAAAAAGAACAGCTAAAGAAAAAGAAGGAATATATAGCGATGCATATGTAGATGTATTAAAAGAGATTGTTCCTATTCTTGACAATTTAGAAAGAGCTGTTGCAGCTGATGGTAGTATTGAAGACTTGAAAAAAGGAATTGAAATGACAATAAAGGGATGCAAAGATTCATTTGCAAAACTTGGTGTTGAAGAAATAGATGCTACTGGAGAATTTGATCCTAATCTTCATAATGCAGTAATGCATATAGAAGATGAAGAATTAGGTAAAAATGTAGTAGCGGAAGTTTTCCAAAAGGGATATAAGAAAGATGATAAGATAATAAGGCATACTATGGTTAAAGTTGCTAATTAGAAATAGGAACAAGTTTCTTATTAAAATATATAGATAGAATTTAAAAATAATAAACTGAAAAATTCAATTTTAAATAAACTAATAAAGTTTTAGGAGGAAAATATCATGGGAAAGATTATAGGAATTGATTTAGGAACTACAAATTCATGTGTAGCAGTTATGGAAGGTGGAGAACCAACAGTTATAGCAAACTCAGAAGGTGCTAGAACTACTCCTTCAGTAGTATCATTCCAAGCAAATGGAGAAAGATTAGTTGGTCAAGTAGCTAAAAGACAAGCAATTACTAATCCAGATAAAACAGTTATTTCAATAAAAAGACATATGGGAACTGGATATAAAGTTGATATAGATGGAAAACAATATTCACCACAAGAAATTTCTGCTATGGTTTTACAAAAAATAAAAGCAGATGCAGAAGCTTACTTAGGTGAAACAGTAACTCAAGCAGTTATTACTGTACCAGCTTACTTCAATGATAGCCAAAGACAAGCAACTAAGGATGCTGGTAAGATTGCAGGGCTTGAAGTATTAAGAATAATCAACGAACCAACAGCAGCATCATTAGCTTATGGTTTAGATAAAACAGATTCAGCTCACAAAATCCTAGTTTATGACTTAGGTGGTGGTACTTTTGACGTATCTATTCTAGATCTTGGAGATGGAGTATTCGAAGTATTATCAACTAACGGTGATACAAAGCTTGGTGGAGATGACTTTGATGAAAAGATAATGAAATATATTGCAGATGAGTTTAAAGCTTCAAATGGAATTGACTTAATGCAAGATAAAATGGCAGTTCAAAGATTAAAAGAAGCTGCTGAAAAGGCAAAAATTGAATTATCAGCATCTCAACAAACAAACATTAATTTACCATTTATTACTGCTGATGCAACAGGTCCAAAGCATATAGATTTAACATTAAGCAGAGCTAAGTTTAATGAAATTACTCATGACTTAGTTGAAAGAAGTATTGAGCCTATGAGAAAGGCATTAGCTGATGCTAAACTTTCATTAAATGATATAGATAAAATAATCTTAGTTGGTGGTTCAACAAGAATTCCAGCAGTAGTAGAAGCTGTTAAGAACTTTACAGGAAAAGAACCATCTAAGGGAGTTAACCCAGATGAATGTGTTGCAGTTGGTGCAGCTATTCAAGCAGGTGTATTAACTGGTGAAGTTAAGGACGTAGTATTACTTGATGTTACTCCATTAACACTTGGAATTGAAACAGCAGGTGGTATAGCTACTCCATTAATCGAAAGAAATACAACTATTCCAACTAAGAAGAGTCAAGTATTCTCAACAGCTGCAGATAACCAAACATCAGTTGAAATTAATGTAGTTCAAGGTGAAAGACAAATGGCTATGGATAACAAGTCACTTGGACAATTCACATTATCAGGTATAGCTCCAGCACCAA from the Clostridium beijerinckii genome contains:
- the hrcA gene encoding heat-inducible transcriptional repressor HrcA — its product is MSIDDRKIRILQAIINDYIRTGDPVGSRTIAKNYNLGIGSATIRNEMADLEDMGYLEQPHASAGRIPSSKGYRLYVDQLMDNQMLTVEEDLRIKQYIIDSAMLEVDKIVKQTSALLSELTKLTCVIETPSVKRSFIKSIQLIKVDDHNLVSVFLTDTGVIKNHIMKLNNRVPEVETLTRINEVINNRLVNLSIQEINLEVINNLKKDLGAYEEIFNALLPILYETLNAADSTEVFMEGTTNIFNYPEYNDIDKAKEMLSLLNDKEALMELFNPQDNITVSIGDENYKPQARDCSIISAEYSFKDRPIGKIGLIGPRRINYSKVITIMSEVIKELNNILSNPK
- the grpE gene encoding nucleotide exchange factor GrpE, which gives rise to MEENRDVKNEELEKEEIADEVAEKDNETQESNDAAETNEASKEASENIEAAEEDQEDLVKNQEEENKKLREELDATKDRLLRLTAEYDNYRKRTAKEKEGIYSDAYVDVLKEIVPILDNLERAVAADGSIEDLKKGIEMTIKGCKDSFAKLGVEEIDATGEFDPNLHNAVMHIEDEELGKNVVAEVFQKGYKKDDKIIRHTMVKVAN
- the dnaK gene encoding molecular chaperone DnaK is translated as MGKIIGIDLGTTNSCVAVMEGGEPTVIANSEGARTTPSVVSFQANGERLVGQVAKRQAITNPDKTVISIKRHMGTGYKVDIDGKQYSPQEISAMVLQKIKADAEAYLGETVTQAVITVPAYFNDSQRQATKDAGKIAGLEVLRIINEPTAASLAYGLDKTDSAHKILVYDLGGGTFDVSILDLGDGVFEVLSTNGDTKLGGDDFDEKIMKYIADEFKASNGIDLMQDKMAVQRLKEAAEKAKIELSASQQTNINLPFITADATGPKHIDLTLSRAKFNEITHDLVERSIEPMRKALADAKLSLNDIDKIILVGGSTRIPAVVEAVKNFTGKEPSKGVNPDECVAVGAAIQAGVLTGEVKDVVLLDVTPLTLGIETAGGIATPLIERNTTIPTKKSQVFSTAADNQTSVEINVVQGERQMAMDNKSLGQFTLSGIAPAPRGIPQIEVTFDIDANGIVKVSALDKGTGKEANITITASTNLSDDEVDKAVKEAEKFAEEDKKRKEKVEAVNNADQTIYQIEKTLNEVGDKATEDEKAAVRAKIEDLKKVKDGDDVEAIKAAIEAVNQSFYPIATKMYQQAGGAEGAADPNAAAGGAQSAPHDDNVVDADFKVDEDK